The genomic DNA ATCACTTCACTGATAGCCTTCCAAAGTGGCTTCTCCTCCTTCAGACATGACCTTACCTGCCTTTGAGGTGGAGATCATGTATAAAATAGGGTTAATCTTTCTTATTGGTTGGTTCCTTAACATTGAGAATATTTTTGGTCGACTCCTTAGCTAACTGATGTGTCCTTGTACTAGATTCTGATACAATCTAGGCATTTTAATGCTGACATTTGATCCTCAATTAATTTAAGCAAAATagtttcttttggccttttaacTACGAATCACTATCTAAACTAGATCAAATACAAATTAGAATAAACCTGAAACTAAACATTCAGTTAAACTTTACATAAATAAGAATAAACTTGAAACATAATATTGACAATTCAATCAAGACTCAGTTTTATATATATGAACATGAAGTGAACTTTCCTACTATCTAGGCTCCAACACAGATATTGAGACattattttcagaaatttttattAGAATTCCCTTGCTTCCGTTGGAATTCTCTCTCCTTGGAACGCCATTTGATTCAATGGTGGTATTACAGTTACTGAGAAATGCTGGTGCTAAAGGTGTGGGAAGGCTGACAAAGTGATTGTTGAGCATAAGCACAACATTGGCCATGGTGGGTCTTTGAATTGGATCATCTTGCACGCATAGTAATCCTATATGTATGCACCTTAATATTTGTTGAGCTTGACAATATTGTTCAACTAGATCTTGATCAACCACTTGCAAGGCACTTCCTTGGGTCCAATGGCGCCAGACCACCTAAAATGAGATGATAGCATGTGTAGTTAAGAACTTCATTTGAATAAATTATGTATCAAATTCATATCACTCAATCAAAAAGTTGCAGCAATACTTACATGAGTAACAGGTTCAATTGGATATTCAGATCCTCGGTAACCACTATTCTTCTGACCAATTAGGATCTCCAAGAGTAACACACCATAGCTATACACATCTGATTTAACTGAGAATAACCCATGAATAACATATTCCGGTGCCATATATCCACTGTCATTAACAAGAAAAACACATTGAGACTTTCTCTATTCTAAGAAACTTTCTGTTTATTTGAAGTGTTAAATTTGGTCCACAATAATAAATAGAGTGTTGACGTACAATGTTCCAGCAATTCTTTTAGTATTTCCATGGGTTTCATCTGCACCAAAAAGCTTCGCAAGACCAAAATCTGAAATTTTAGGATCCATATTTGCATCTAACAATATGTTACTAGCTTTTAAGTCCCGATGAATAATCTTCACCGGCGAATCTTCATGAAGATAAAGAAGTCCTCGACTGATGCCCTCAATGATCTTAAACCTTTTTGCCCAATCCAACTGTTCTCTCTTTGAATTATCTGCACCATTTGTATGTAATATTTGGTTACTAATTTCAACTATCATGGTGTGTGTAATGAAGGATAAACTATTCATGTAATCTTAACCAATTGTATATAACACAATCAATCTCAGAACATGTATTAGATAATGGAATTGAATAATACGGCATTAGATTACCAAACTCTTAGATAACCATCAATTGAGGATATTTGTCATGCAAAAACAAAGACTGAAACTATACCAAACAAAAACTTGTCAAGACTTGTATTAGCAAGATAATTGTAAACGAGTAGTTTCTCCTCTGATTCCAAGCAACAACCCAACAGTCTCACAAGGTTTTTGTGCCGAAGTTTGGATACCAAAAACACTTCATTTTTTAATTCATCCAGTCCTTGTCCTGAGGTGCTTGAAAGTCTTTTTACGGCTACATCCTCTCCGTTCTCCAGTGTTCCCTGTTTTCAAGTGTCACCAAAATTATTACTCATTTATCAAGTCGAAGAATCATTCACAGTTATATGTAACATTCCTCAGATCTTAAGATTGACCTTATAAACAGGCCCAAATCCTCCTTCTCCTAGTTTGTTTCTATCAGAGAAGTTGTCCGTAGCTATCCTAATAGCCTCCAGATCAAACAATAGAGATTCTGCTCCTCTTATTTCATCTTGATCTTTTTGGTCTGTTCAAAAGATATTTTtcatagtaaagaataagcagGTATATTTGTTCAAATTAAACACCATATAATAATAGTTCAGTAGCCATACTGAATGTTTTTGCAAGTCGTTTCCGTCtctgtgttgttgattttagTCTTTGACGGTAAATAAAAATGACACAAAGGAATAACAGTGTTGCAGCAATAGAGATGATAATAAATAGAATTCTTCTCCCTGTGCTGTTTTTTCCTAAGCAAACATGAAAAATAGATACAAATTTCATTGGAGGTCTCAAAGAGAAATTGTAACATGGTACGAGTAAATAGCAGATAATAAAGCAAATTTCTTTCTTATTTGATTTGtattgcaaaagaaaaaaaaactgacTGCTAAGTGCTAAAGGGTTAGTGAATAAATAAGTTAATGGATAAAGTAGTGAAAAAAGACAGATGTTTGATTATTATTCGTACTTGGGTGATCCAATTCTCCTGCGAGCCGAACGTATAAATCATCTCCTTCATCGACCAATGTTCTGAGATCCAACAGATCACCAGGCCAAGTTATGCATCCATAAGACCCACTGATCACCGCATATGCCATGCAGGAGCAATCATTCAAGCACAAATTCTTGCAGTCATCGTGACTCATGTTTCCTCGTGGTGTAGCGTTCTCAGTGTCGGGCACCTTCACGTTCTGCACCTTGGAAAATTGGTTCGACGAGCAATTCAAAGGCTTCTTCCTCTCGCATCCAACCTCGCTTCCGTTCTCCGTAATATTTACAAACTCGTCCAAGCACTGGCACTCGACAGCAACGTATATCTTGGTGCACACTTTGTTGCGGCCGCAGCGATTGTACTCATCGCACTCGTCCTCCGGAGTCGACGACAGAAATTGCCACTCTCTCTTGCTACTGTCAAGAAACCATCGCTGGAAGGTTCCATTGGCCCACAACATTGAGCGTATCAGCACCGGCGTCGGCGAGGTTTTGTATTTAGTCATAAAATAGCTCTCATTATCGTTGGATACAAACGTGAGATTTACTGAGTTGGCCACCGGGCTGATTGCCGTCAATGGATGGCCGACGAACCAATATCCGTTCCATAGGCCGAAGCGATGGTATTTGGCGGATCCCTTCAACGTGACCAAATCCGGTATAGGTAGAGAACGAATCATTTGGATGTAGTCTCCCGGAGAAGGATCCATGGAGTTCTTCCATGACACTTGCCGCCATGAAGTGTTGGCCCGGTTGTCATATCCGAGCTTCATGCCAGGGAGATACGTGTCGCTGTCGTTCGAGTCCTCAAAGCTCTGCCATAGAATCGAGTTGTTGTCGTTCAGCACGAGGTTGCCAGAATCTAAAAGCTGCAAGCGTGCAGAATTGAGTTCAGTGGATCTTGTTCCCGTCGACCAAACGATTTTGTCCTCCTCAAATAAGATTAGATTTCCATCGGAAGTGAGGTTGAAGGATGCTATGGATGTGTCGATAGAGTTATTCCGATTGGCGATCCATACTACAGTGCCTTCTTGCGGTGTGAGATTGCAGTACCAGATTCCCAAGTATCCCTTCGCTGAACTATTATTATCTAGTCTGAAGAAGCTCAGTTGAAACAAGTCTCCTGTCGATGTTAAGGTCTGTCCATATATAAGTGAGCTGTTCTGATTCATAGTATCTCCTGTACCAACATcgtgaataaataaataaataaatatctaaaGACATATTTCTCATATAACattcttattatttttatttttttaaaaaatctccaTCGGCCACGTTGATTAGTTCTAGTTATTGTCCGTCCAAACCTACTGTCCGTTGACTAGttgaaaattgatttaaaaacaGTTTTCTATTTTACaatcttaaaaattataattttatatcaaataaatattattgtattttaaatttattttcttttattttgaaatttacagTAGTGAGACAAactaatagtgttctctaaatttgtctataattaattttcattattttgtatACTTTTGAGGAATAATATTATCCAAAAATATTATTTGACCTAAAGATCTTAAatttatatcaaatatttttatttttttcttgagTTTTGATAAATAAACCTCATTGCACGCATAATATTCCCGAGTTATAAATACCTTtcacataaaaatatttaaaggtTTTTAATAGAATAATGTCTAATTGATTatagattattaaatatttttaataagcagTATTGGATGTCAGaagtttcaaatttattttaagtatGGTTTACCCATTTCtccataatatatttaaaatttaaaataaatcatccattttattaaatttagataattatttttcactacatattatattaattatcctaaaattttcattatctttatttttttttatcattttcttctctctttcgttttgttattattttctctatatttacttttcattacccaatttatttttttaattttttctctctcctaaattaaataatattttaatattttaaaaataaattttatttcctaaatttGGAAAAGTACggttaataaaatataaatttagtaAATGCATAAGTTAGCTAATCATCTAAAAGTTTAATATATGGAAAAATTAAAGGGATGCATATTTGGTGAAATAAGTTGATTTTTAATATTTAGTAAAATTAAATGTGAtagattaataaaataaattaataaaatccaTAATACTGGACTAGGATTAATTCTTTCTTAAACGTACCAGAAGATGAGGATTGGTTGACGACGAAGAAAGTTACTGCTACTGTTTTCAGGAGCGAAAGAAAGAGCTGCATCTGTCCAGTGGAAGCTTATGCCCTTAATAATCCTGCGTTGCTTCCATCTGCAATCTAATCTGTTGTATTTCCTTTTAGAGTTGTTATAAGTCCTAACAAAAGCTCTCAATTTAACgccttaaatttcaaattttgattaaGTCTAGTCAATTGAGTTGCCTAAGTTTGGAAATAATTGTGTGTATGCAACAAGTCAACAATTTGACAAAGATCAGTTTGAAAATTAACAACATGGAGTCACTGTCAAAAGACTTATAATATTTCAACTATATCGAACTTAATAACACCATAATTTACCCAACATAAAAGATTTATAATATTTCAACTATTTTTTGTTGCATTCTTAAGAGTTCCTTCCCCTTCAAATATCCTTACAGAATCTTTAATTTTGATGCAGATATAGAAATCCTCAAGTAATTCCAACTATATTATTGAGACGTTTTTGCCAATTTTTAGCAATGAACTTTTAGTTTTTGCTTGATTAGAGGAATATATACTTTGATTAGGTATAAACATTTATGAAGGCCGTCAAATTATAAATTTAGACATCAAGCCACTTATTTTCAATGtattcgaaaaaaaaaattagttgctCGTCATCGCCTTCAAATTAACAAGAACATTTCTCAACTTAGTTTGATGCATGATCCTAGAAGACTAACAAGATTTCCTTATCGAAACCTTTCGTATAAGCTGATACGGGTTATAGCGTGTGCATTCAAAAGATGACATGATAGTCAAAGTTAAGATATTGTGGCGGTCAAAGTCAGGATAGAGGAACATTCCACACTTAGTTATGTTAATCGCATAGTTTCAAAGTTCGCGAGTCCTGCACGGGGCCCTAAAGTAGAACGCTCGTATAAGGCCAACCGGTTGTAAAACCAGTTGGATATAAGGATTCTAGGACTATTACGATTGAAACTAAAAAAATAATACGCTCGGTCAATAAATAGCCAACCGGGTTCAAAGGAGCCTGGTCAGATGAAAAGACGTCCAGGCTCTAGGCACTTAAGCCCCACCAAGATCTTAATATATGATTGACCAGATAAAAGCCAGTCAAACATAAGACTCCGTATACACTTGGCCGGGCAAAGTCCAACCAGGTCCAAAAATAGCCTTGCCAAGATCTTAATATATAATCGGTCAGATAAAGACCGATCAAACATAAGGTTCTCTGTACGCTCGGCCGGGCAAAGTCCGGTCGAACCCATAGTCAGCCTCATAGAGATCTTAATATACAATCCGTCAAATAAAGGCcgatcgaacataaggctctCTGTACGCCCAGCCGACCAAAGTCTGGCCGGGCCTAAAGACAGCCTCACAGAGATTTAATATACGATCAACTGGATAAAAGTCGGTTGAACATAAGGCTCTTTGTACACCCGCCTGGGCAAAGTCCAACCGGGCCCAAAGACAACTTCATAGAGATCTTAATATATGATAGACTTGATAAAGGCCGGTCGAACATAAGGCTCTTTGTACGCCCGACCAGGCAAAGTTCGCTCGGGCCCAAAGACAACCTCATTGAGAACTTAATATATGATCGACCAGATAAAGACCGATTAAACATAAGGCTCTTAATTTGCACCCCCGGCCAGGCAAAGTCTGGTCTGGCCCAAAGGCAACCTTACAAGGATCTTAATATACGAGCGGCAGAATAAAGGCCGGTCAAACATAAGGCTTTTTATGTATGCTTGGTCGGGCAAAGACTGGGTGAGCTTAAAGACACTCATCCATAGAAAACTCCACATATACAATCGACCCGGCAAAGGTCAACAAGGTTTAAGTTACTTGATGTCATATTATCCCTAAAATAAAGCTCTAACATCCATGATTTATCATATGACTCCTTAAATGGATCTTTAGTATATTGTGGGTACTATATTAGCCTTTGAACAGATCTTGGCAGTATTTAACATATGATATAGTAGATTGATACTACAACCGACCTTAAGGAttgaccgagatatattcagcaaACAAGCAACAGACAACATTATAGCAATCTATCAGAACTTGTCGGGGAATATTCCTTTGAGGCATTCTTCGAAGGTTATTATGTCTCTCATAAACTAGTTAATCGTGGCAGCATATTCTCTTAACCGCCTCAATAATGGTGTGAAACATAAACGACAAAAGATGTACATCTGTGGGTAGGAAAAAGATTTCTCGGACTATCATTATGAAATACCCAGGTTGTACTTTTTCCATCACCTAATAAATTCCGATGGAAGAGGCCACTTCACCATCACGGGGGTTGTGACAGGTGGTATAaaaaagggggatcttctccgtTAGCAAGGTACACAATTAGCATCATCCAAGCCTTACTCTCACGCATATGCtctactattcttcttcttcttcgcccaCTCGTCGGAAAGTGTACTGACTTAAGCGTCAAAGGGCCTTGCCTGTGACCCCTTACCTGGTCTTGGGCCACTAATGCTTTGTTGGATTATTAGATTATGCGTAGGATCATTGAGGAGCTCCATCAACAGTTAAAGAAGTCTTCTGCTTGTCAACAAACTATCCACCTAAGCCAGTGCACCATCTTCTTAGCCTTTAGACAGGATTAAATTTGGCAGTGTCTGTGAAAATCTTCGTCTGAATCTGAAGCTTCAAGACTGTAAAAGGAAAACCtcgagttttgattttttttagtgtAAGCAAATAGGTAAAGGTTGCGAGGAGTGGGAGGAATCCCGAATAGACGAAACAACATAAACATCCTGCATGTGTAGTACTGGAAAGCGTTTGGCACAAACTGTTGCGATGGGATGCGAAAATATTGATTTACTGTTGACAAAAAAGAATGAATCGAGGAACAAACCAGCCACTACTTAATCAAAAAAGAAAATGATATGATTATTAGGGGTAAGGTGAGGATGATCATTTGGGGAAGGAAAGATGAATACGAAAATTGTGAGGGATTTCATATCTAGAGTAGAGGTAAGCCCGATCAGCGACATCAAAACTCGAAGAGGTCGAGGTGTACCAAGGAGCAAAAAATTCCTGAGCCATGATAGATCGAAACTTAGACAAAGGATGCGTAACTTACTAGGTTATGTGGGATTTGAGAAAAAAGGGATGCAGAGGAAGGAAGGCCACTAGAGAGAatagatggaagaagaaaggttgTCGGAGAAAATGAGCCCGAAAAGATGAAGGACGAAGTGCGAAGAACCCACTACGTCTAGGGTTTTATAAAAGACAATTTAATTGACACCATTAGATTCAAACAGCAGAACTAAGGAGGTTCATTGATTTGCAAAGT from Zingiber officinale cultivar Zhangliang chromosome 4A, Zo_v1.1, whole genome shotgun sequence includes the following:
- the LOC121972592 gene encoding G-type lectin S-receptor-like serine/threonine-protein kinase At4g27290; its protein translation is MNQNSSLIYGQTLTSTGDLFQLSFFRLDNNSSAKGYLGIWYCNLTPQEGTVVWIANRNNSIDTSIASFNLTSDGNLILFEEDKIVWSTGTRSTELNSARLQLLDSGNLVLNDNNSILWQSFEDSNDSDTYLPGMKLGYDNRANTSWRQVSWKNSMDPSPGDYIQMIRSLPIPDLVTLKGSAKYHRFGLWNGYWFVGHPLTAISPVANSVNLTFVSNDNESYFMTKYKTSPTPVLIRSMLWANGTFQRWFLDSSKREWQFLSSTPEDECDEYNRCGRNKVCTKIYVAVECQCLDEFVNITENGSEVGCERKKPLNCSSNQFSKVQNVKVPDTENATPRGNMSHDDCKNLCLNDCSCMAYAVISGSYGCITWPGDLLDLRTLVDEGDDLYVRLAGELDHPNQKDQDEIRGAESLLFDLEAIRIATDNFSDRNKLGEGGFGPVYKGTLENGEDVAVKRLSSTSGQGLDELKNEVFLVSKLRHKNLVRLLGCCLESEEKLLVYNYLANTSLDKFLFDNSKREQLDWAKRFKIIEGISRGLLYLHEDSPVKIIHRDLKASNILLDANMDPKISDFGLAKLFGADETHGNTKRIAGTFGYMAPEYVIHGLFSVKSDVYSYGVLLLEILIGQKNSGYRGSEYPIEPVTHVVWRHWTQGSALQVVDQDLVEQYCQAQQILRCIHIGLLCVQDDPIQRPTMANVVLMLNNHFVSLPTPLAPAFLSNCNTTIESNGVPRRENSNGSKGILIKISENNVSISVLEPR